One Ochotona princeps isolate mOchPri1 chromosome 29, mOchPri1.hap1, whole genome shotgun sequence genomic region harbors:
- the MLEC gene encoding malectin isoform X2, which produces MKLPILRSNPEDQILYQTERYNEETFGYEVPIKEEGDYVLVLKFAEVYFAQSQQKVFDVRLNGHVVVKDLDIFDRVGHSTAHDEIIPMSIRKGKLSVQGEVSTFTGKLHIEFVKGYYDNPKVCALYILAGTVDDVPKLQPHPGLEKKEEEEEEEEYDEGSNLRRQTNKNRVQSGPRTPNPYASDNSSLMFPILVAFGVFIPTLFCLCRL; this is translated from the exons ATGAAACTGCCAATCCTGCGTTCCAACCCCGAGGACCAGATCCTCTATCAAACAGAACGGTACAATGAGGAGACGTTTGGCTACGAAGTGCCCATCAAGGAGGAGGGGGACTACGTGCTGGTGTTGAAGTTTGCCGAGGTCTACTTTGCACAGTCCCAGCAGAAG GTGTTTGATGTACGGTTGAATGGCCATGTCGTGGTGAAGGACCTGGATATCTTTGACCGtgtgggacacagcacagctcaCGATGAAATCATCCCCATGAGCATCCGCAAGGGCAAGCTGAGTGTCCAGGGGGAGGTATCCACCTTCACCGGGAAACTCCACATTGAGTTCGTCAAG GGTTACTACGACAATCCGAAAGTCTGTGCACTCTATATCCTGGCTGGGACAGTGGATG ATGTACCAAAGCTGCAGCCTCATCCAGGactagagaagaaagaagaggaagaggaggaagaagaatatGATGAAGGGTCTAATCTCAGAAGACAGACCAATAAGAACCGAGTGCAGTCGGGCCCCCGCACACCCAACCCCTATGCCTCGGACAACAGCAGCCTCATGTTTCCCATCCTGGTGGCCTTCGGAGTCTTCATTCCAACCCTCTTCTGCCTCTGCCGATTGTGA